The proteins below are encoded in one region of Bremerella sp. P1:
- a CDS encoding 3-keto-disaccharide hydrolase, translated as MQRPLAHLILAALMAVAAPLALYAADDSKTYTTQEEAPASYQLQGEYVGKVEVDGAEVKYGVQVIALGNDKFQAVTYPGGLPGEGYSGGNYDELLKVEGTASGGQVEFKGEGFVATLHDGKIEVLGEGGADIGTLEKVVRKSPTLGAKAPEGAIVLFDGSSADAWNNGKIVQEDLLLADCESKEKFGDHTLHLEFRTPFKPDARGQARGNSGLYIQSRYETQVLDSFGLTGADNECGGIYKVSKPKVNMCFPPLTWQTYDVDFTAAKYDADGKKTENARVTIKHNGVVIHEDLELPSNTPGRHKEGPEADAIYLQGHGNPVVYRNIWVVKK; from the coding sequence ATGCAGCGTCCCCTTGCCCACCTCATTCTGGCCGCCCTTATGGCCGTTGCCGCTCCGCTGGCCTTGTATGCCGCGGACGACTCCAAAACCTACACCACTCAGGAAGAAGCTCCTGCGTCTTACCAGCTTCAAGGCGAATACGTCGGCAAAGTAGAAGTCGACGGCGCGGAAGTGAAGTACGGCGTTCAGGTCATCGCCCTGGGCAACGATAAATTTCAAGCGGTCACCTACCCAGGCGGTCTGCCCGGCGAAGGTTACTCCGGTGGTAACTACGACGAACTGCTGAAGGTCGAAGGCACCGCCAGCGGTGGCCAGGTTGAATTCAAAGGCGAAGGCTTCGTCGCCACGCTGCACGACGGCAAGATCGAAGTCCTGGGTGAGGGCGGCGCCGACATCGGCACGCTCGAAAAGGTCGTTCGCAAGAGCCCTACCCTGGGTGCGAAAGCTCCTGAAGGTGCAATCGTTCTGTTCGATGGCTCCAGCGCCGATGCTTGGAACAACGGCAAGATCGTTCAGGAAGATCTGCTACTGGCCGATTGCGAATCGAAAGAGAAGTTCGGCGATCACACGCTGCATCTCGAATTTCGCACGCCATTCAAGCCAGACGCTCGCGGCCAGGCTCGTGGTAACAGCGGTCTGTACATTCAAAGCCGCTACGAAACCCAGGTCCTCGATTCGTTTGGCCTGACCGGTGCCGACAACGAATGTGGTGGTATCTACAAGGTTTCCAAGCCGAAGGTGAACATGTGCTTCCCGCCACTCACCTGGCAAACCTACGACGTCGACTTCACCGCGGCCAAGTACGATGCCGACGGCAAGAAGACCGAAAACGCTCGCGTTACGATCAAGCACAACGGTGTCGTGATCCACGAAGACCTGGAACTGCCAAGCAACACGCCTGGTCGTCACAAGGAAGGTCCTGAAGCGGATGCGATCTACCTGCAAGGTCATGGTAACCCGGTTGTTTATCGCAACATTTGGGTTGTGAAGAAGTAA
- a CDS encoding DUF1801 domain-containing protein translates to MGIRRPSRVFSPKDLLADFPLSVRDTAETLRKLVKEAVPDVREKAYPGWRIIGYRQSFYFAFIQPKTDHVRLGFQWGTRLPDEEGLLQGEDLSHIRYVPFESSLDIPVDSITRLVQYASCHK, encoded by the coding sequence ATGGGAATTCGTCGGCCCAGCAGAGTCTTCTCTCCCAAGGATCTGCTGGCCGACTTTCCCCTCTCGGTGCGAGACACGGCCGAAACCTTGCGAAAGCTAGTGAAAGAGGCCGTTCCAGACGTTCGAGAAAAAGCCTATCCCGGCTGGCGCATCATTGGTTATCGCCAGTCGTTTTACTTTGCCTTTATCCAACCGAAGACCGACCATGTCCGGCTGGGTTTCCAATGGGGAACACGCTTGCCGGATGAGGAAGGCCTGCTCCAGGGAGAAGACCTTTCGCACATTCGATACGTGCCGTTTGAGTCGTCCTTGGATATCCCCGTCGATTCGATTACCCGCCTTGTTCAGTACGCCAGCTGCCACAAGTAA
- a CDS encoding prolyl oligopeptidase family serine peptidase, translated as MNRASICLLFVCLFATSGFAQDAIKPIARRLPAKSDYSLPEPTKKNLEARLAEIEKFSAPVKDNPLFADVDVYRKAVEFAIKHGEFYGEGDIKKAQACLTMARNRAESLAKNSTHWKEQTGLVVRGYTSSIDGSSQPYGLVIPKDLDLSKPQPLYIWLHGRGDKATDLHFIHERSTKVGQISPDDAIVLHPFGRQCIGFKSAGEIDVLDAIAAVKEQYNIDDDRIVLMGFSMGGAGCWHIGAHYAENFVAMSPGAGFAETARYQNLKKEDYPPQYEQTLWKVYDVPNYTTNLFNLPVVAYSGENDKQIQAARVMEEAFKKEGQMLTHLIGPKMGHKYAPETLTQILAMVKAARDEGQAEYPQNVTIQTPTLRYGKMHWVELLELTRHWEDSRVGALWKSDDELFVVTLNVAKMKVNLDKAKKFNLEIDGQKLVVNDGAEPAESIILVKNGNDWEVTDRVASTDKLHKIPGLQGPIDDALMAPFLVVLPSGKSENAKLQRWIDFESKHLADRWQALFRGKLRTKLDKDVTDEDIQKYNLICWGTPETNSILKKTIGELPLGWDKKEISLGKHKVDSANHVPLMIYPNPLNQQKYLVINSGPTFRENHDRTNSLQNPKLPDWAFIDLRQDPDGDSPGKVVAADFFDEAWQP; from the coding sequence ATGAATCGCGCTTCGATTTGCCTGCTTTTCGTTTGCCTGTTTGCCACCTCGGGCTTCGCCCAGGATGCAATCAAGCCAATCGCCCGCCGCTTGCCGGCCAAGAGCGACTACTCGCTTCCTGAGCCGACCAAGAAGAACCTGGAAGCTCGGTTGGCCGAAATCGAGAAGTTTTCCGCACCGGTGAAAGACAACCCGCTGTTCGCCGATGTCGACGTCTATCGCAAGGCCGTCGAGTTCGCCATCAAGCATGGCGAGTTCTACGGCGAAGGAGACATCAAGAAGGCCCAGGCATGCCTGACCATGGCTCGTAATCGTGCCGAAAGCCTGGCCAAGAACAGCACACATTGGAAAGAACAAACGGGCCTGGTCGTTCGCGGTTACACCAGCAGCATCGATGGCAGCTCACAGCCGTATGGCCTGGTGATTCCCAAGGACCTGGATCTTTCCAAGCCTCAGCCCCTGTACATTTGGCTTCATGGTCGCGGCGACAAGGCCACCGACCTGCACTTCATTCACGAACGCTCGACCAAAGTCGGCCAGATCTCTCCCGACGACGCCATCGTCCTGCATCCGTTCGGCCGTCAATGTATCGGCTTCAAGTCGGCCGGCGAGATCGACGTGCTCGATGCGATTGCGGCAGTAAAAGAGCAATACAACATTGACGACGACCGCATCGTGCTGATGGGTTTCTCGATGGGTGGTGCCGGTTGCTGGCACATTGGTGCCCACTATGCCGAGAACTTCGTGGCGATGAGCCCTGGGGCTGGCTTCGCCGAAACGGCCCGCTACCAAAACCTGAAGAAAGAAGACTATCCGCCCCAATACGAGCAAACGCTGTGGAAGGTGTACGACGTCCCGAACTACACAACCAACTTGTTCAATCTGCCGGTCGTGGCTTACAGCGGCGAGAACGATAAGCAAATCCAGGCTGCCCGGGTGATGGAAGAAGCCTTCAAGAAAGAAGGGCAAATGCTGACCCACTTGATCGGCCCCAAGATGGGTCACAAGTACGCCCCGGAAACGCTCACACAAATCCTGGCGATGGTGAAAGCGGCCCGAGATGAAGGTCAAGCTGAATACCCGCAGAACGTCACCATCCAAACGCCCACCTTGCGTTACGGCAAGATGCACTGGGTCGAACTTCTGGAACTGACGCGGCACTGGGAAGATAGCCGAGTCGGTGCGTTGTGGAAGTCGGACGACGAACTCTTCGTTGTCACGCTGAACGTCGCCAAGATGAAGGTCAACCTCGACAAGGCCAAGAAATTCAACCTCGAAATCGACGGCCAGAAGCTTGTCGTGAACGATGGTGCAGAACCGGCCGAGTCGATCATCCTGGTCAAGAATGGCAACGACTGGGAGGTCACCGATCGTGTGGCCTCGACTGACAAGCTGCACAAGATCCCAGGCCTGCAAGGTCCGATTGACGACGCCTTGATGGCACCCTTCCTGGTCGTTCTGCCTTCGGGCAAGTCTGAAAACGCCAAGCTCCAGCGTTGGATCGACTTCGAGTCGAAGCACCTGGCCGACCGTTGGCAGGCACTGTTCCGCGGCAAGCTTCGTACCAAGCTCGATAAAGACGTGACTGACGAAGACATTCAGAAGTACAACCTGATCTGCTGGGGCACGCCGGAGACCAACTCGATCTTGAAAAAGACGATCGGCGAGTTGCCGCTGGGATGGGACAAGAAGGAGATCTCGCTCGGCAAGCACAAGGTCGACTCGGCCAATCATGTTCCGCTGATGATCTACCCGAATCCGTTGAACCAACAGAAGTACTTGGTGATCAACAGTGGTCCGACGTTCCGCGAGAACCACGACCGCACCAACAGCCTGCAAAACCCAAAACTGCCGGACTGGGCGTTTATTGACCTTCGCCAAGACCCTGACGGCGATTCGCCAGGCAAAGTGGTTGCGGCAGACTTCTTTGACGAAGCGTGGCAGCCGTAA
- a CDS encoding HD domain-containing protein: MEADMNLPGRLKQSDSQDIVAEIIDLLRARGDSGYGHEAVTQLEHALQAATLALENNATSELIAAALLHDIGHLLHELPDDAPDQGIDDHHERVGFHFLKSHFGPATYEPVKMHVDAKRYMCLARPGYYETLSEPSQISLRLQGGPMDAEEATQFESNPHYQATVELRIWDDTAKDPEKKTPPLEAFEPHLRRAFAAKA, encoded by the coding sequence ATGGAAGCGGACATGAACCTGCCAGGCCGTTTAAAGCAGAGCGACTCGCAAGATATCGTCGCTGAGATTATCGATCTTTTGCGTGCCCGCGGTGATTCAGGTTACGGTCACGAGGCGGTCACCCAGCTCGAGCACGCACTCCAGGCCGCCACGTTGGCGCTGGAAAACAACGCCACCTCCGAATTGATCGCGGCCGCACTGCTGCACGATATTGGTCATCTACTGCACGAACTGCCAGATGACGCTCCTGATCAGGGCATCGACGACCATCACGAGCGAGTCGGCTTTCACTTCCTCAAGTCGCACTTTGGCCCCGCAACCTATGAGCCCGTCAAGATGCATGTCGACGCCAAGCGATACATGTGTCTGGCTCGGCCAGGATACTATGAAACGCTCAGCGAGCCGTCACAGATTAGCCTAAGACTCCAAGGAGGGCCGATGGACGCGGAGGAAGCTACCCAGTTCGAGAGCAACCCGCATTACCAGGCAACCGTCGAACTCCGGATCTGGGATGATACGGCCAAAGATCCGGAGAAGAAGACACCACCGCTGGAAGCATTCGAGCCGCACCTTCGCCGCGCATTCGCAGCGAAGGCGTAA
- a CDS encoding PilZ domain-containing protein: MLETVYSQKMKLLLDRLRCRIQLPDQFADLENRRGVLPAQALDMRRATRLYCPGKLLIESFASLPSVPRNHQYVVGYSIDISSSGIRFLHDTELYPGEQVTLWTSAQRLTCTVIRCRRLNELCFEIGASFTEEDPCVEGPEDVESPEHDRVHQGEDFLN, encoded by the coding sequence ATGCTGGAAACAGTCTATTCGCAAAAAATGAAGTTGCTCTTGGACCGGCTTCGCTGCCGGATTCAATTGCCCGATCAATTTGCGGACTTAGAAAACCGCCGTGGGGTGCTGCCTGCGCAAGCACTCGATATGCGTCGTGCCACGCGGTTGTACTGTCCCGGTAAGTTGCTAATTGAATCGTTCGCTTCGTTGCCTTCGGTACCGCGGAATCATCAGTACGTAGTAGGCTACTCGATCGATATTTCTTCGAGCGGCATCCGTTTTCTCCACGATACGGAACTCTACCCCGGCGAACAGGTAACTCTTTGGACTTCCGCTCAGCGTCTGACATGCACCGTCATCCGCTGCCGCCGCTTGAATGAGCTTTGCTTCGAAATTGGGGCATCGTTCACGGAAGAAGACCCCTGTGTCGAAGGTCCGGAAGACGTCGAGAGTCCCGAACACGATCGCGTCCACCAAGGCGAAGACTTCTTGAACTGA
- a CDS encoding HD-GYP domain-containing protein, with product MASTSTIATQCLGYTPIPVALLSADEVPAVDLYRKDSETGRLRLYRAANLPMQPEDLQRLIESETNWLYATDIDHDEMQRFIRRKLDVLIRDETLSLRDRFGKLNQVVEGLLTSAFQTNDTDEVMRSAGNISSLAVRLLCRDDMAAGDLISLLHHDYLTVTHSLNVSYMMVALARDLRLVGNDELTAVATAGILHDIGKLSVSERILTKNDRLQRREQRVAQKHPALGFRRLGKRTDVSYAQLMVVYQHHERTNGKGYPVSAVGDEIHPWARLCSVVNVFESLISNRPYRARYSLNEALSMMDQHLSDGLDQEMYQCWKQSIRKK from the coding sequence ATGGCATCCACTTCGACCATCGCGACTCAATGCCTCGGCTATACGCCAATACCTGTGGCATTGTTATCTGCCGACGAGGTACCTGCCGTAGATCTTTACCGCAAAGACTCGGAAACCGGTCGCCTGCGCCTGTATCGCGCGGCAAATCTGCCGATGCAGCCGGAAGACCTTCAGCGGCTAATCGAAAGCGAAACCAATTGGCTTTACGCGACCGATATCGATCACGACGAAATGCAGCGGTTTATTCGTCGCAAGCTCGATGTGTTGATTCGCGACGAAACTCTCTCGCTCAGAGATCGCTTCGGTAAGCTTAATCAGGTGGTTGAGGGGCTTCTCACCTCCGCGTTTCAGACGAACGACACCGACGAAGTCATGCGTAGCGCAGGCAATATTTCCTCGCTCGCCGTTCGACTGCTGTGTCGCGACGACATGGCGGCCGGCGACTTGATTTCGCTTTTGCATCACGACTACCTGACAGTCACACATTCGCTGAACGTCTCGTACATGATGGTCGCCCTGGCACGCGACCTGCGACTGGTCGGCAACGACGAACTTACAGCGGTTGCTACGGCCGGTATTCTGCACGATATCGGCAAGTTGTCAGTAAGCGAACGCATTCTGACGAAGAACGACCGACTACAACGACGCGAACAACGCGTCGCCCAAAAACACCCAGCCCTCGGCTTTCGACGTTTGGGTAAGCGAACCGATGTTTCGTATGCTCAGTTGATGGTCGTCTATCAGCATCACGAACGTACCAACGGCAAGGGCTACCCGGTCAGTGCCGTCGGCGATGAGATCCACCCGTGGGCACGTCTGTGCAGCGTGGTCAATGTGTTTGAATCGCTGATCAGTAATCGCCCGTACCGCGCTCGTTATTCGTTGAACGAAGCTTTGTCCATGATGGATCAACACCTATCGGACGGCTTGGATCAGGAAATGTATCAATGCTGGAAACAGTCTATTCGCAAAAAATGA
- a CDS encoding pentapeptide repeat-containing protein gives MNKSQSPVIVAESASASKTAYNEGKLTPATLADLRGKHPSFTGDWVHLVHLETALRKPKTDPDRFKAWNHWRQDSLEGTQPQDKVVHLEGITLRSADLRGIHLEGAVLRDATIAASDFRGARLAGAVFQEANLSFCDFAEADMTSTQLQDANLDHANMRSVTLDHANLDGAVLSSAKVKEARCHDASFERAKLTGANFMQSDVAGASFHRANLADVVFDGTCLDRATFTEADLSYANLQNATLKQTCFERANLHGATAHGADCEGADFTAAILRQANLGDCNLRGTQGLLLDQTFVSGGEFDAKAQDPWTKLLQNYTWKKLGIITLFFCVLFVPYFLGSYSKSPQQLIERPIPQRVEEISENFFKVPHTDYEIDEFLRFRYDNYYEPLVSNLSSRSTWVYLALGGVDGIIFSITFIAMIVCLLQRIALTRSIHRLHAANAVFRRTPKLVEYMGPYSPIGEEPCGWPYAMLKWFQGHFVERTLENDQTPLSVRPFRWLRLPSWWLEGMQAIKPLWKVTPGILKRNPPPSWIDTLGLTRVDRMNQCLTWAILVIVLFMLCRVAIELILGNQLLLGG, from the coding sequence ATGAATAAGTCGCAATCACCGGTAATTGTTGCGGAATCCGCTTCCGCGTCCAAGACGGCCTACAACGAAGGCAAATTAACGCCTGCCACGTTGGCCGATCTGAGGGGGAAGCATCCGAGCTTCACAGGGGATTGGGTGCATCTGGTTCATCTGGAAACGGCACTTCGTAAGCCGAAGACCGATCCCGACCGCTTCAAGGCCTGGAACCACTGGCGGCAGGACTCTTTGGAAGGGACACAGCCACAGGATAAGGTGGTTCACCTTGAGGGCATCACGCTGCGAAGCGCCGATTTGCGCGGTATCCATCTCGAGGGGGCCGTGCTGCGGGACGCGACGATCGCGGCCAGCGACTTCCGAGGCGCTCGCCTGGCCGGTGCGGTCTTTCAGGAAGCGAATCTTTCCTTCTGCGATTTTGCAGAAGCCGATATGACCAGCACTCAGCTGCAGGATGCCAACCTCGACCATGCCAATATGCGCTCGGTCACGCTCGACCATGCCAATTTAGATGGGGCAGTGCTTTCCTCCGCCAAGGTCAAAGAGGCCCGTTGTCACGATGCATCGTTTGAGCGAGCCAAGTTAACCGGTGCTAATTTCATGCAGTCGGATGTTGCCGGAGCCAGTTTTCATCGCGCCAACTTGGCCGATGTGGTCTTCGATGGAACATGTCTCGATCGGGCAACGTTCACCGAGGCCGACCTCAGCTATGCGAACCTGCAGAACGCCACTCTCAAGCAAACTTGCTTCGAGCGAGCCAACCTGCACGGGGCGACGGCTCATGGTGCCGATTGCGAAGGGGCGGACTTTACTGCGGCCATCTTGCGGCAAGCGAACCTGGGCGACTGCAACCTCCGTGGAACGCAGGGTCTGCTGTTGGATCAAACGTTCGTCAGCGGCGGAGAGTTCGACGCCAAGGCACAAGATCCCTGGACCAAGTTGCTGCAAAACTACACCTGGAAGAAGCTGGGAATCATCACTCTCTTTTTCTGTGTCTTGTTCGTGCCTTACTTCCTGGGAAGCTATTCCAAGTCGCCCCAGCAGCTGATCGAACGACCGATCCCGCAGCGAGTCGAAGAGATCTCGGAGAACTTTTTCAAGGTTCCCCACACCGACTACGAAATCGATGAGTTCCTGCGGTTTCGCTACGACAACTATTACGAGCCGCTGGTGAGCAACCTGAGCAGTCGGTCTACGTGGGTCTACTTGGCGCTCGGGGGTGTCGACGGAATCATTTTCTCGATCACCTTCATCGCGATGATCGTTTGCCTGTTGCAGCGAATTGCCCTGACGCGGAGTATTCATAGGCTGCACGCGGCGAACGCGGTCTTTCGTCGTACCCCAAAGCTGGTCGAGTACATGGGGCCTTACAGTCCTATTGGCGAGGAGCCGTGTGGATGGCCATATGCGATGCTCAAATGGTTCCAGGGGCACTTCGTCGAGAGGACTCTGGAGAATGACCAGACGCCGTTAAGCGTGCGTCCTTTTCGTTGGCTTCGACTGCCCAGTTGGTGGCTCGAAGGGATGCAGGCCATCAAACCGCTATGGAAAGTGACCCCCGGCATCTTGAAGCGAAATCCGCCTCCTTCGTGGATCGACACGCTAGGCCTCACGCGGGTTGATCGCATGAATCAATGCCTGACCTGGGCGATTCTCGTCATCGTTTTGTTCATGCTTTGCCGCGTAGCGATCGAGCTGATTCTCGGCAACCAACTGCTGCTGGGTGGTTAA
- a CDS encoding ABC-F family ATP-binding cassette domain-containing protein, translating into MPPVINIQNATKRFGHKVLLDSASAAITDDHKVGLVGRNGAGKSTLCRAILGDEELEKGEVVLHPKTRLGYLRQHDPFHEGETVVGFLMRDSHQPDWKCGEVAARFEIKGAMLDAPVHNLSGGWQTRVKLTALLLHDPSFLILDEPTNFLDIRTQMLLERFLKSYKGGYLIVSHDRGFLKQTCNETLELSRGKLTLYPGSIEDYIEYRDERKLHDERVNAATKAKAKQLQRFIDKNRAGANTAAQAKNKQKQLNRLEYIEIEEDEASAYIRVPQVDVKKGTAVRCEGLSIGYPDRVVADGITLDIEHGARAAVVGDNGQGKTTFLRTLVGSLEPKAGEVKWGHNTDIGIYAQHVYSTLPANETVEEYLLGVRDPSINHQQVLSVAGSFLFRGDDVQKKVKVLSGGERARLCLAGLLLGKYNILILDEPGNHLDVETVDSLCEALDDYNGTVIFTSHDRYFVRRIATQIIEVSGGKVTHIPSDYEHYLYRLSQEIEQEDGNEVAATISGDGRDADLAKEERKQRNKEARAARKEVNKLESKIAKLDDERKDLNNQLMAITDPIEAQKVHEKFTAIVDEITELEVKWLEYQEQLEDIEDS; encoded by the coding sequence GTGCCCCCCGTTATTAATATCCAAAACGCGACGAAGCGATTCGGCCACAAGGTGCTTCTCGATAGCGCCAGTGCCGCCATCACCGACGATCACAAAGTAGGCCTGGTCGGGCGTAATGGTGCCGGAAAATCCACCCTTTGCCGAGCCATCCTAGGGGACGAAGAGCTCGAAAAAGGCGAAGTGGTCCTCCATCCTAAGACTCGCCTGGGATATCTCCGCCAGCACGATCCCTTTCATGAAGGGGAAACGGTCGTTGGTTTTTTGATGCGCGACAGCCATCAGCCCGATTGGAAGTGTGGAGAAGTCGCTGCTCGCTTTGAGATCAAAGGGGCCATGCTCGATGCCCCCGTGCACAACTTATCAGGCGGTTGGCAAACGCGTGTCAAGCTGACGGCCCTGCTGCTGCACGACCCCTCCTTCCTGATTTTGGACGAACCGACGAACTTTCTCGACATTCGTACCCAGATGCTGCTTGAGCGATTTTTGAAGAGCTACAAAGGGGGCTACCTGATCGTTTCCCACGACCGGGGCTTTCTGAAGCAAACGTGTAATGAAACGCTGGAGCTTTCGCGCGGCAAGCTGACTCTTTATCCCGGCAGCATCGAGGACTACATCGAATACCGCGACGAACGCAAGCTGCATGACGAGCGGGTTAACGCCGCGACCAAGGCCAAGGCCAAGCAGCTGCAACGCTTCATCGACAAAAACCGGGCCGGTGCCAACACGGCCGCCCAGGCGAAGAACAAGCAGAAACAGCTCAACCGGCTCGAGTACATCGAGATCGAAGAAGACGAAGCGAGTGCCTACATTCGCGTGCCGCAGGTCGACGTGAAGAAAGGGACGGCCGTCCGCTGTGAAGGACTGTCGATTGGCTATCCCGATCGCGTGGTCGCCGATGGAATCACGCTCGATATCGAACACGGTGCCCGAGCCGCGGTCGTGGGTGACAACGGCCAGGGTAAAACGACCTTTCTGCGCACGCTGGTCGGCTCTCTGGAACCCAAAGCAGGCGAAGTGAAATGGGGACACAACACCGACATCGGCATCTACGCTCAGCATGTCTACTCGACGCTGCCAGCCAACGAGACGGTGGAGGAATACCTCCTAGGTGTACGCGATCCGTCGATCAATCATCAACAGGTACTAAGCGTCGCCGGTAGCTTCCTGTTCCGCGGCGACGACGTGCAGAAGAAGGTGAAGGTCCTCAGTGGTGGTGAGCGTGCTCGACTTTGCCTCGCAGGCCTGCTGCTGGGCAAATACAACATCCTGATCCTCGACGAACCAGGCAACCATTTAGACGTGGAAACGGTCGACTCGCTGTGTGAAGCCCTGGACGATTACAACGGCACGGTCATCTTCACCAGCCACGACCGCTACTTCGTTCGCCGCATCGCAACCCAGATCATCGAAGTCAGTGGCGGCAAGGTAACCCACATCCCCAGCGACTACGAGCATTACCTCTATCGCTTGAGCCAGGAAATTGAACAGGAAGATGGCAACGAGGTCGCCGCCACGATCTCCGGTGATGGTCGCGATGCCGACCTGGCCAAGGAAGAACGCAAGCAGCGCAACAAAGAGGCCCGGGCCGCTCGCAAGGAAGTGAACAAGCTGGAAAGCAAGATCGCCAAGCTCGATGACGAACGGAAAGACCTCAACAACCAGCTGATGGCCATCACGGATCCGATCGAAGCCCAAAAAGTGCACGAGAAATTCACCGCTATCGTCGATGAAATCACGGAGCTGGAAGTGAAGTGGCTTGAGTACCAGGAACAGCTGGAAGATATTGAGGACAGCTAA
- a CDS encoding cation diffusion facilitator family transporter gives MDRPCPIAQVYSEVTRAAVLGLVVNLLLGVVKLTAGIVGSSFALIADAVNSIGDVVTTVVILFALRIAQRPADEEHPYGHSRAEAIAATNVALLIILSAVLVGWEAIQRIHIQHAIPATWTLWIAGINVVIKEGLYQYKVRVGRRTNSAAIIANAWDHRSDALCSFAVLVGLGAIRFGGEAWMPADEVASLIVAAAIIWSGIQLFRSAANELMDVQADPEFLNAIRSEALQVTGVEDVETLWVRKSGLEFFADIHIEVSPTLSVAEGHRIGHRVKDQLLEKFVTLRDVLVHLEPNEPCEAHEDSS, from the coding sequence TTGGACCGTCCCTGCCCTATTGCACAAGTCTATAGCGAAGTGACCCGCGCCGCGGTCCTCGGCCTCGTGGTCAACTTACTGCTGGGCGTCGTCAAGCTGACAGCTGGCATCGTTGGAAGCTCGTTTGCACTAATCGCAGATGCGGTAAATTCGATTGGCGATGTCGTCACAACTGTGGTGATCTTGTTTGCGTTGAGAATCGCTCAGCGTCCTGCCGATGAGGAACACCCCTACGGCCACTCGCGCGCAGAAGCAATCGCCGCGACGAACGTGGCCCTGCTGATTATCCTGTCAGCGGTACTGGTCGGCTGGGAAGCGATTCAGCGGATTCACATCCAACACGCAATTCCCGCCACATGGACACTATGGATAGCTGGCATCAACGTTGTGATCAAAGAAGGTCTTTATCAATACAAAGTTCGCGTGGGACGACGCACCAATTCCGCCGCCATCATCGCCAATGCATGGGATCATCGCAGCGATGCGCTTTGTTCGTTTGCCGTATTGGTTGGTTTGGGGGCGATACGATTTGGCGGCGAGGCCTGGATGCCTGCCGATGAAGTTGCGTCACTGATTGTCGCGGCGGCGATCATTTGGTCAGGGATTCAACTCTTTCGATCGGCTGCGAATGAATTGATGGACGTTCAAGCCGATCCCGAATTTCTAAACGCCATTCGCAGTGAAGCCCTGCAAGTGACTGGCGTGGAAGATGTCGAAACTCTCTGGGTCCGCAAATCGGGTCTTGAGTTCTTTGCCGACATTCACATCGAAGTCTCTCCCACGCTCTCGGTAGCCGAAGGGCACCGCATCGGTCACCGCGTCAAAGACCAGTTATTAGAAAAATTCGTGACGCTGCGAGATGTGCTTGTCCATCTCGAACCGAACGAGCCATGTGAGGCCCACGAAGACTCTTCTTAG
- a CDS encoding SDR family oxidoreductase, which yields MSHVFIIGSTGGVGSRLVPKLVATGHAVTGLHRKPEQAETLTAAGAGAYLGDIIDMTVEDLTAATKDCDVIVFSAGAAGSGPDRTTAIDGGGVIKMMDAAKANGIKRVYLVSAFPDARRDAERKEGFEHYIRTKRMADNALAATDLDWVILRPATLVTEEGDGKVKAGLAIPYGTVARGNVAAFLAELIARPEIRREIIELTDGEVPVREAVAALVRG from the coding sequence ATGAGTCACGTCTTTATCATCGGTTCGACCGGAGGTGTCGGGTCGCGCCTGGTACCCAAGCTTGTCGCCACAGGGCACGCGGTCACCGGCTTGCATCGCAAGCCGGAACAAGCCGAGACGCTTACGGCCGCGGGAGCCGGTGCGTACTTGGGCGATATCATTGACATGACGGTTGAGGACCTCACGGCGGCGACCAAGGACTGCGACGTGATCGTCTTTTCCGCCGGGGCTGCAGGCAGCGGGCCTGATCGCACCACGGCAATTGACGGAGGCGGCGTCATCAAGATGATGGATGCCGCCAAAGCCAACGGTATCAAACGCGTCTACCTGGTGTCAGCGTTCCCCGACGCTCGACGCGATGCCGAACGCAAGGAAGGCTTTGAGCATTACATCCGTACCAAGCGGATGGCCGACAACGCATTGGCCGCGACTGATCTCGACTGGGTCATCTTGCGCCCCGCGACGCTGGTGACCGAAGAAGGGGATGGCAAGGTCAAAGCCGGCCTGGCAATCCCTTACGGCACAGTCGCGAGGGGAAATGTCGCTGCGTTCCTGGCCGAACTGATCGCACGCCCTGAGATCCGCCGCGAGATCATCGAACTTACCGATGGAGAAGTGCCGGTTCGAGAGGCCGTAGCTGCGCTGGTGCGCGGTTAG